In Ectothiorhodospira sp. BSL-9, a single window of DNA contains:
- a CDS encoding fructosamine kinase family protein, producing MTLWQNLSNQITQASGESFTLKNYRGAGGGCINEAAVLEGKDGRSFFVKLNRPELEDMFAAEAEGLHALGEPGEIRVPTPVCHGITDGRSYLIMEHIPLGGPRNSQAFGEQLARLHQHIQPRHGWHRDNTIGSTPQINTWSDDWVHFWREHRLGYQLGRARDQGAGRTLLEAVEQLMASLPAFFTDYRPQASVLHGDLWGGNHDSDAQGNPVIFDPAVYYGDRETDVAMTELFGGCDRDFYAAYDATWQRDAGYGVRKDLYNLYHLLNHFNLFGGGYAGQSERLARRLLAEVKG from the coding sequence ATGACCCTCTGGCAGAACCTATCCAACCAGATCACTCAAGCCAGCGGCGAGAGCTTCACCCTCAAGAACTACCGCGGGGCCGGCGGCGGCTGCATCAACGAGGCGGCCGTGCTGGAAGGCAAGGACGGGCGCAGCTTCTTCGTCAAGCTCAACCGCCCGGAACTGGAGGACATGTTCGCCGCCGAGGCCGAAGGCCTGCACGCCCTGGGAGAACCCGGAGAGATCCGCGTCCCCACGCCCGTGTGCCATGGCATCACTGACGGACGCAGCTATCTCATCATGGAACACATCCCCCTGGGCGGGCCGCGCAACTCCCAGGCCTTCGGGGAGCAACTGGCCCGGTTGCACCAGCATATCCAGCCCCGCCATGGATGGCACCGGGACAACACCATCGGCAGCACCCCGCAGATCAACACCTGGAGCGACGACTGGGTGCATTTCTGGCGTGAGCACCGCCTGGGCTATCAGTTGGGCCGTGCGCGCGACCAGGGCGCCGGTCGGACCCTGCTGGAAGCCGTGGAACAGTTGATGGCATCCCTGCCGGCCTTCTTCACGGACTATCGGCCACAAGCCTCGGTGCTGCACGGTGACCTGTGGGGCGGCAATCACGACTCGGACGCCCAGGGGAACCCGGTGATCTTCGATCCCGCGGTGTACTACGGGGACCGGGAGACGGACGTGGCCATGACGGAGTTATTCGGCGGTTGCGACCGGGATTTCTACGCAGCCTATGACGCCACGTGGCAACGGGACGCGGGCTATGGGGTGAGGAAGGATCTGTACAACCTGTACCACCTGCTGAACCACTTCAATCTGTTCGGTGGGGGCTATGCGGGTCAGTCGGAGCGCTTGGCACGGCGGCTACTGGCGGAGGTTAAGGGATAA
- the rsmD gene encoding 16S rRNA (guanine(966)-N(2))-methyltransferase RsmD has product MRGAPRRGAPGRLRIIGGQWRSRRLPVPHAPGLRPTPDRVRETLFNWLQPILPGARCLDLFAGSGALGFEAASRGAARVVMVERDARLAAHLREQVATLGAEQIQVQARDGLGYLRQCDEGFDLVFLDPPYRTGLLVESIEALERPGLLRPGARVYLEHESDVSELVLPVGWEVLRETRAGEVRGVLVLIP; this is encoded by the coding sequence TTGAGGGGTGCGCCGCGCCGGGGGGCCCCCGGGCGGCTGCGGATCATCGGCGGGCAGTGGCGCAGCCGCCGCCTGCCGGTGCCCCATGCCCCCGGTCTGAGGCCCACGCCGGACCGGGTGCGCGAGACCCTGTTCAACTGGCTGCAACCGATATTGCCCGGGGCCCGTTGCCTGGATCTGTTTGCCGGCTCAGGGGCCCTGGGCTTTGAGGCGGCCTCGCGAGGGGCCGCCCGGGTGGTGATGGTGGAGCGGGATGCCCGGCTGGCGGCCCATCTGCGTGAGCAGGTGGCTACCCTGGGCGCGGAGCAGATCCAGGTGCAGGCGCGGGATGGGCTGGGGTATCTCAGGCAGTGCGATGAGGGGTTTGATCTGGTGTTTCTGGATCCTCCCTATCGCACGGGGCTGTTGGTGGAGTCCATCGAGGCCCTGGAGCGCCCTGGGCTATTGCGCCCGGGTGCGCGGGTGTATCTGGAGCACGAGTCGGATGTGTCGGAGTTGGTGTTGCCCGTTGGCTGGGAGGTGCTGCGGGAGACCCGGGCAGGGGAGGTCAGGGGGGTGTTGGTTCTTATCCCTTAA
- a CDS encoding pitrilysin family protein, giving the protein MVVALALVLGLPAGAVAGESDIQHWETDNGLKVYFVPAPALPMVDMRLVFHGGSARDGDQPGLARLTNSLLSDGAADWDADAIAERFEGVGAQFSSDSQRDMATASLRTLTEADWMETAVETFVTTVSQPRFEQRGLDRARRQALVALQAQEQNPGAIARRTFFETVYGDHPYAGMPIGTQEGLESVTTDDLKAFHERYYVARNGVLALVGGLDREQAEAVAERVAAALPEGEPAPALPEVEPLESAETVRVSFPSEQVHVFMGQPGMARGDADYFPLYVGNHRLGGSGFTSRLVDEVRTQRGLAYSVFSHFSPMSQAGPFIMGVQTQVDQADEAIGVIRDTLEDFVAEGLDEDELNASVRNIVGGFPLRTASNSGILDHVAMMGFYGLPLDFLDTFTDEVEALTPEQVNEAFARRVDPERLVTVIVGGEG; this is encoded by the coding sequence ATGGTGGTGGCCTTGGCACTGGTGCTTGGGCTCCCGGCGGGGGCCGTGGCGGGTGAGAGTGACATCCAGCACTGGGAGACCGACAACGGGTTGAAGGTGTATTTCGTGCCCGCGCCGGCCCTGCCCATGGTGGATATGCGCCTGGTGTTCCATGGGGGAAGTGCGCGGGATGGAGATCAACCCGGCCTGGCGCGGCTCACTAACAGCCTGCTTTCCGATGGGGCTGCGGACTGGGATGCGGATGCCATCGCTGAGCGTTTCGAGGGCGTGGGTGCCCAGTTCAGCAGCGACTCGCAGCGGGACATGGCCACGGCCTCGCTGCGCACCCTGACCGAGGCAGACTGGATGGAGACGGCGGTGGAGACCTTCGTGACCACCGTGAGTCAGCCCCGTTTCGAGCAGCGCGGGCTGGACCGGGCCCGGCGTCAGGCCCTGGTGGCCCTGCAGGCTCAGGAGCAGAACCCGGGGGCGATTGCCCGGCGCACCTTCTTCGAGACGGTGTACGGCGATCATCCCTATGCAGGCATGCCCATCGGCACCCAGGAAGGGCTTGAGTCCGTGACCACGGATGACCTGAAGGCCTTCCATGAGCGCTACTACGTGGCCCGCAATGGCGTGCTGGCCCTGGTGGGGGGGCTGGATCGGGAACAGGCCGAGGCGGTGGCCGAGCGGGTAGCCGCGGCCCTGCCCGAGGGTGAACCGGCCCCGGCCCTGCCGGAGGTGGAGCCCCTGGAGTCCGCCGAGACGGTGCGGGTGTCCTTCCCCTCCGAACAGGTGCATGTGTTCATGGGGCAACCCGGGATGGCCCGGGGGGATGCGGACTATTTCCCGCTCTATGTGGGCAACCACCGTCTGGGTGGCAGCGGGTTCACCTCGCGCCTTGTGGATGAGGTGCGCACCCAGCGGGGCCTGGCCTATAGCGTGTTCAGCCACTTCTCGCCCATGTCCCAGGCAGGGCCCTTCATCATGGGTGTGCAGACCCAGGTGGACCAGGCGGACGAGGCCATTGGCGTGATACGCGACACCCTGGAAGACTTCGTGGCCGAGGGCCTGGATGAGGATGAGCTGAACGCCAGCGTGCGCAATATCGTGGGCGGGTTCCCGCTCCGTACGGCCAGTAACTCCGGCATCCTGGATCATGTGGCCATGATGGGGTTCTATGGTCTGCCCCTGGATTTTCTGGACACGTTCACCGATGAGGTGGAGGCCCTGACGCCCGAGCAGGTGAACGAGGCCTTTGCCCGTCGGGTGGACCCGGAGCGCCTGGTCACGGTGATTGTTGGAGGCGAGGGTTGA
- a CDS encoding pitrilysin family protein: protein MKQKALLLCFALLLFGNGPALAESGSDVFEYELDNGMKVLVRPDTRAPVVSSMVWYRVGSSHEHGGITGISHALEHMMFKGTEDYPAGEFSRIIAELGGRENAFTSRDYTAYFQQLAADHLDRALELEADRMQNLALPEDEFIQEMRVVREERRLRTEDNPNALTREHFNATAWLNSPYGIPVIGWMVDIDEYTVADLRDWYDRWYAPNNAILVVVGDVEPDRVHEMAKARFGDIPARDLPQVKSRTETRQLGERRITVKAPARVPQLLMGYKVPVLLTAEESWEPYALLVAAGVLDGGESARIPRELERERELVASAGVSYTPFSRLDNLFTVRATPSADADRDEVEQALIEALERLKDEPISESELERVKAQVVARDVYRRDSIQGQAMQLGMLESVGLSWEEGERFAERVRAVTAEQVQEVAQRYFDPDQRTVAWLDPQPIDPDDPPGYFEGHLR from the coding sequence ATGAAACAGAAGGCCCTGCTGCTTTGCTTTGCACTGCTCCTGTTCGGCAATGGCCCCGCGCTGGCCGAGTCAGGGAGCGACGTCTTTGAATATGAGCTGGACAACGGCATGAAGGTGCTGGTGCGCCCCGACACCCGGGCGCCCGTGGTGTCATCCATGGTCTGGTATCGGGTGGGTTCGAGTCATGAACATGGAGGCATCACCGGGATCTCCCACGCCCTGGAGCACATGATGTTCAAGGGCACCGAGGACTACCCCGCCGGGGAGTTCTCCCGCATCATCGCCGAACTGGGGGGGCGCGAGAATGCCTTCACCAGTCGCGACTACACCGCCTACTTTCAGCAACTTGCGGCCGACCACCTGGACCGGGCCCTGGAACTGGAGGCGGACCGGATGCAGAACCTGGCCCTGCCCGAGGATGAGTTCATCCAGGAGATGCGGGTGGTGCGCGAGGAGCGCCGGCTGCGCACCGAGGACAACCCCAATGCCCTGACCCGGGAGCACTTCAATGCCACCGCCTGGCTCAACAGCCCCTATGGCATTCCAGTGATCGGCTGGATGGTGGATATCGACGAATACACCGTGGCCGACCTGCGCGACTGGTATGACCGTTGGTATGCCCCCAATAACGCCATCCTCGTGGTGGTGGGGGATGTGGAACCCGACCGGGTGCACGAGATGGCCAAGGCCCGTTTCGGCGACATCCCCGCCCGGGACCTGCCCCAGGTGAAATCCCGCACCGAGACCCGCCAGTTGGGTGAGCGGCGCATTACCGTGAAGGCCCCGGCCCGGGTGCCGCAGTTGCTCATGGGTTACAAGGTGCCGGTACTGCTCACGGCTGAAGAGTCCTGGGAGCCCTATGCCCTGCTGGTGGCCGCCGGCGTGCTGGATGGCGGCGAGAGTGCCCGCATTCCCAGGGAACTGGAGCGGGAGCGGGAACTGGTGGCCTCTGCCGGGGTGAGCTACACGCCGTTCTCGCGTCTGGACAACCTGTTCACCGTGCGTGCCACGCCCTCTGCCGATGCGGATCGGGACGAGGTGGAGCAGGCCCTGATCGAGGCCCTGGAGCGACTCAAGGACGAACCCATCAGCGAGTCGGAACTGGAGCGGGTGAAGGCCCAGGTGGTGGCAAGGGATGTGTACCGCCGGGATTCCATCCAGGGTCAGGCCATGCAACTGGGCATGCTGGAGAGCGTGGGGTTGTCCTGGGAGGAGGGTGAGCGTTTCGCCGAGCGGGTGAGGGCGGTCACGGCCGAGCAGGTACAGGAGGTGGCGCAGCGCTATTTCGACCCGGATCAACGCACCGTGGCCTGGCTGGACCCACAGCCCATCGATCCGGATGATCCGCCGGGCTACTTCGAAGGGCATCTGCGGTGA
- the ftsY gene encoding signal recognition particle-docking protein FtsY: MRGQGPLPHVPTRHPPGATPAREAGTQQGRRTPVPARQAPRSAAGAAPGHEAGAQQGRHSPGPARPPPEARREQPPAAKPELNKTASPQAQPPQPSKTEEAKPATGEEVPTSKSGLFSRLRKGLSKTSSTLTEGMAGLVMGKKAIDDELLEELETRLLMADVGIEATEEILDNLTTRVARKELKDAEALVKALEAAMVDVLEPVQAPLKIDRDHKPYVILVLGINGSGKTTTIGKLTHRLRSQGLSVMLAAGDTFRAAAVEQLQTWGERNQAPVISQGKGADSASVIYDGVQAAKARGMDVLIADTAGRLHTQTNLMDELKKVKRVIQRLEPEAPHEILLVVDGGTGQNALNQAQDFDLAMGVTGIAVTKLDGTAKGGILFAMAQKVGIPVRFIGVGESIEDLREFDAKDFARALLSDGAQKE, from the coding sequence ATTCGCGGCCAAGGGCCGCTCCCACACGTCCCCACCCGACACCCCCCGGGAGCAACTCCCGCCCGCGAAGCCGGAACCCAACAAGGCCGCCGCACCCCAGTCCCAGCCCGCCAAGCCCCCCGAAGCGCCGCGGGAGCAGCCCCCGGCCACGAAGCCGGAGCCCAGCAAGGCCGCCACAGCCCAGGCCCAGCCCGCCCCCCCCCCGAAGCACGGCGGGAGCAGCCCCCGGCCGCGAAGCCGGAACTCAACAAGACTGCCTCCCCCCAGGCCCAGCCTCCTCAGCCCTCAAAGACCGAGGAAGCCAAGCCCGCCACCGGGGAAGAAGTCCCCACCAGCAAGTCCGGCCTCTTCTCTCGCCTGCGCAAGGGGCTGTCCAAGACATCCTCCACCCTCACCGAGGGCATGGCCGGACTGGTCATGGGCAAGAAGGCCATCGACGATGAACTACTGGAGGAACTGGAAACCCGCCTGCTGATGGCCGACGTGGGCATCGAGGCCACCGAAGAGATCCTGGACAACCTCACCACCCGGGTGGCCCGCAAGGAACTCAAAGATGCCGAGGCCCTGGTCAAGGCCCTTGAAGCCGCCATGGTGGACGTGCTCGAGCCGGTACAGGCGCCCCTGAAGATCGACCGTGACCACAAGCCCTACGTCATCCTGGTGCTGGGCATCAACGGCTCCGGCAAGACCACCACCATCGGCAAGCTTACCCACCGCCTGCGGTCCCAGGGCCTGTCGGTGATGCTGGCCGCTGGCGACACCTTCCGTGCCGCCGCCGTGGAACAGCTGCAGACCTGGGGCGAACGCAATCAGGCCCCGGTGATCTCCCAGGGCAAGGGCGCCGACTCCGCCTCGGTGATCTACGATGGCGTGCAGGCCGCCAAGGCCCGCGGCATGGACGTGCTCATCGCCGACACCGCCGGTCGGCTGCACACCCAGACCAATCTCATGGACGAACTCAAGAAGGTCAAACGGGTCATCCAGCGCCTGGAACCGGAAGCCCCCCACGAGATCCTGCTGGTGGTGGACGGCGGCACCGGCCAGAACGCCCTCAACCAGGCCCAGGACTTCGACCTGGCCATGGGTGTGACCGGCATTGCCGTCACCAAGCTGGACGGCACCGCCAAGGGCGGCATCCTGTTTGCCATGGCCC